The following DNA comes from Meles meles chromosome 8, mMelMel3.1 paternal haplotype, whole genome shotgun sequence.
AACAATTCATTTATTGGAAATAACACATGTGCAACCCTCATTGAGGGATGGTATTGTGGAGGGATGTGCAGTTTTAAAAAGCCATAAATATGCAGCCCGTGTATGTGGGTCACAGGGAGAGATATTAAAAAGGTGGTTCTACTTCTGAGCTTCCTGGCATTAATAGCTGCCCCTGAGATCTTCAGGCCATCACATTTTCATCTCTCGGTATTACTTCTATAAGTTTTTCTAATGTTGTAGGTTTGTCCTCCTATCAACCATTGTACTGTTATTGGTGAACAGAGGTTCTACCTGTAATATGGAATTATCACATTAATAACTTAAGGGAAGGCAGAGAAGTTTGACCTCTTATTTTCTTTCGttaaacatttcaataatttattGATATTCAACTTCTTGTGATTATTTAACATCTATTTCTTTTCCCTCTAACTTCATTATTCAGTAACTAAATGGACACCTATTTCAAGTAAATTATTCTATCCATCCATGTTTGTTCCTGTAGTTCCTTTTGAATATTTCATCTCTTTGTGTATGTCCACAGGCACAACCTCTTCAGCTCAGCTCTCATGAGATCTCACTTCAATCTCTGCAAAATCTTTCCTGGAAGTGACAAGAGACAAAACCCATTTGCAATCTGTTTAGGGGTCCATCCAATCAGAGCAGAGCATACATTTCAAATTTGGTTGTCTTCCAACCTCCTGAAAATCCTGATACACTCTCCACCAGTTCCATTCCTTTTGTTCTGTCTCCTTTAACTTATTTACTATTTGATTTTAGGTTggcctttaatttaaaaagatggttGTTACTTAGTCCATGCCCATGTGTATGACAGCAAAACATCTCatctcttcccctttctttcacAGTTTTAGGCTACAGGATGGAATAAACatagttccaaaaaaaaaaaagctaaggttCTGGGTCTTCTATGAGAAAGAGTAATTGCCCAAATTTCCAGGTGCTTCTTGTAGTCCATGTAACAGACTACTAGATCTCCACAAAAATCTGCACTTGCCCTTCCTTGAAACTTGATTGTACATAATTGCATATGGCTAGACAGTTCTACAATTTTCCTTGCAGGTAGGTATGGCCCTGTGGCTATTCTCAGAATAGAAAGTGAGCAGAAATTATGAATCCCATATTTAAGAGAGCAATTTAAGAACCAAACTGTCTCCCCAGGTTATTTTACCCTTCTGCAGGCTTGTTGCTTAAGACAATACTGTCTTTGGGGATGGCAGACTCAGATGGAAGAAAGCTTGGTGCATAAAACCCACATGGAACAGTGCCACACAGCACTAAATACACTCATGTTtgatttttataagaattttttttatttgatccaTTATTCTTGGGTTTACTTTTCATAGCAGGTTAGTCTATTGCATTAAAACCAAAATGTCAAGGCCACTATGCCTCTGCCCAGACCCCCCAGGAGAGTCAGGGCTACAAATTCATGCCTCCAAATCTCATTGGACAACCTTCCCCAGATCTCACCTACACAATCCCAGCAAGTACTTTTGTCTTTCCTTCCTGTTTAGGCCATTCACTGAACACCTCCACTGGCAGAGGACAGCTGGCCTAACTCGCTTTTTACCTGGAACTTATTACATGAGAAGTAAGTGGCAGGGAGCAATTACTCAGGCAGATTCTACCATCCCTCATCCTCAGACCCCCACCAGCTCTGTGGGCAATGAGTTGCCTGCTCTATCTCCTTTCATAGTTCTAATTGAAAtgcatggtttgtctccccctctgatataaatgttgggtattcatcctttctgatggaggcataatactccattgtatatatggaccgtatcttctttatccattcatcggctGAAGGGCAAATCAGGATGAAGAGTGCATTTGGCCTCTGGTTTCCCACAAATTTCATCTCCCAAAGAGAATTCTGCCCTAGAGCAAACCAGTATGGGGTTTTTACTGTAACCTGTACTTCATGTCCCCACAGACACCAGAGCTGAGCCCTGAAGATGAACTAGTTACTATTTCCTCAAACCATGAAGGAACATCAAATGTCCAACAGACTGAGGGCTAAAGATAGGGACTGGACTAGGCAGAATCATTTTCTCTGGCCATGATCCCTTTCTATGATCTTCTACCTCATAAATTTCTAAATATGTTGAGATCTTTTCTCTGCCCACACTGGGGCCCTGGTAGGGATAGAGATTGCATTACAGAAAGAGCTGTCCAATAGAAAGACAATATAAgccacatgtaatttttttttaaaagatttttatttttttttgaaagacagagatcgcaagtaggcagaaaggcaggcagagagagaggaaaggaagcagactcccttctgagaagagagcccgatgtggggctcgatcccaggaccctaagatcatgaccggagccgaaggcagaggctttaacccactgagccacccaggcgcaccaagccacatgtaattttaaattttctagtatctaaaaagcaaaatgaaactggtgaagttaatatgtattttttaatccagAATATGCAAAATATTATCACTGCAATCTACAACAGAAAAGCTAGAAGatattttacattgttttttaaaattaagtcttCAAAGTCAGGTGTGCATTTTATACATAAAGCACACTTCAATTCAGACTCGTCACATCTGAAGTACTCAATAGCCACTGGTAGCTCTTGGCTACCACTGGACAGCAGCTCTAGTCGACTCCTTGATATTTGTTTCCACACTCACATCCACCTCCTAATTTCTTCTAGAGCTGGCTCAAAAGCATATACCACCTCTAGCAAAGTCACAGCAGCTCACCCACAAGGCGTTCACATTTGAGCATAAAGATAGGCCGTGAAGCCCGAAAAATTTGTTCTCTTCCTAAAAccactttatattttctttgtacgTTTCCCTCCCATCCTGGGAGAAAAATCTGTATTGGATTGATCATTTTCTTCTCCCCTTTATCTACTTCAGTGAATTTGGGAGATTTGTCTTAAATTTTCAATTACTacccttaaatttttaaatccatGAAGGTTGCAgtgaaaacagaagttaaaatttctttctttgaatttaaATCCACCAAAGTTAACGTGTATAATGCTTTTTAGCACTCTATCCTATATGTACTTATACAGAAATACAGTaatttctttgcttatttattgcattttataAAACCTGACAACAATGTTACAATGCaggtcaattttttttcataaatggagATAGAAATGAAACTTAAACAATGCATTAGCAAAAACAAATCCAATATTGCATATGAAGAACcgtgatttattccagggcttggtgttacacttaaaaatggaaacaaatcacTGTACTCCAGTTACAGAATAAAAATGACACAGGATTATCTCAATAATTATAGATACTATCtgctgaaatttaatttttcattcagtACAAAAAGGTATAGCAAATTAATAGAAAAGAACTTGCTGAATTTGCTCCCATGaatcagcaacaacaacaaaaaactctgtCAAATATCATGCTTAATGGTAACATGTTGAAAGCGACCCCCCCAACCCATCCCAAGATCTGTAATTACTTAGGGATGTTCACTATCACCTCTGGGTATATTCTGGCGCCGAGCCAATGTCTGAAGGGAAGGATATAAGAATGCGAGAAAATGGAAGTTCAGAAAGGAGAGACTGAGGTACGGATGAATCTCAGAGTGAAGGATCCTGCTCAGAAGTGGATGCAGACAGAGGAATGTTCAAGGGCTTGGCCGACGCAGGGTGATTGGGACTACACAGTTGCAAGGATTAAAATATGGAGAAAGGGTGGTAGGAAAGTAATATTTAGAGAAGGTGTAGATGGGAAAGCCATGGTTCGTGACATTATAAAAGGAGACAGTGCCGGCCTCATAGTCTAAGAAAACCCCAACACGGCGAGGGGGCACCATCatggagaggagcagggaagTGGAAGACTCCTCATAGGCTCTATATTCATGTTTACGATGCAGCCCAATCACCCAGTAGCCACTCTGAGGTTGGTATCTGGAGTAAACATTCCGATTGTTCGTAAACTGGTTGAAACAGTACGTAGAGTCAACTGAATTACTGCATACCCCTAGGATCCAGTCAGTCTTCTTAGTCACATCCACCTCCCAGTAATGTTTCCCAGAGGAAAAGACCTGAGAGCCCAGAATACCACAGTCATAATGCTCTTCCAGGTAAGACCCAGACAGCTTGGCACCCACAAATCTCACCTGTCTTCGGTTTTTAGACATGACAAGATTTAAGTTAGCTGTGTGTGGATTCAGAGTCACGTCCACTGTGGGAAAAGGTACAAAATCAGCGGATGACAATGGGTACAAGGGTCTTAAGACACTGAGAAGAGGAAACACAGAGGAGGATGGTATTAACACCCTGTAACATAGTGTGTGTGGTATGTCTAGGGGGGAGCATATGAGGTAGGATAAGAACATGCCAGCTCAAAGATGCCATGGTTGCTACTTACCCCAATAGCTCTGGACATCTGTCAGTTCTGTAACGATAAATAGAGTCAATTACGTTGTACAGAATGGACATAGATCAGGGCTGCTTGGTCGAGGGGTGAGGTAGGGAATTCTATAAGGATGCAAGTTACCATCTTGCTCCCCCTTAAGTATGAACTGCATCTTCTTCAGCACTGaatgtccctctctccctgtcctctctGCGCCACTATTCTCAAACACCAACTCTATACTCTATTCTATTTATTGCTTATGCTACAATAATTCCACCTCCAAAAAGCTGTCCCCTGAATCTCCTCACCTCTGAACACTCGCAGCATCCTTTTCAGATCTGGAACTCGAAACATACTCTTCAGCTTAGTAGGGAGAGCTTCTGGCTTCTTTAGGGTCCAGAACTCACTTCTAGAGAGAACAGACCTTATGAATGTCCTACATTGCTGGCCTTGGGTTTCTCCAACATCCATCTCCTCATTGAACAAGCCCCTGGGAGAACttcagcatcctttcttgaaGAAAATTAGAATCCTCCTGCAAGGAGCTCTGGCACTGGGACCAGAAGACCTAGACTAGAAACTAGCTTCTCACCATCTGTGCAAACTTTGATAAGATCTAATCCTGCAAAGGGTTGTTTCGTTTTTGTAAAATAccatttccccttctctctctctacatcctaagattatataaaattaaacaatCGCTGGGAAATCTTTTGCTAACTCtaagaaagatacaaaatactTACAGTCAGTGCCATCTTAAGGGTCTAGTGTAAGGGGCTGGAGATGTGTGTGTTGACAGGGAAAACACCAGGAACCTGCTTGTTGGGGCTCTGAGAGTACTGAGTAAAGGGCTTCCTTCTGAACAGTGAGTTAGGCCTTAAGATCTGCCAGAGGCCTAGGGACAAAGGCCTCCAGAACAGTGTTTGAGGAGGCACTGTCTCTGGGAATATCATGCCAGTTGGAGAAAGGAGACATCTTCACCTCCAAACCATGAGTGAACACTTCAGAAGTGACAAAAGTCTCcatatttcatgtgtctgtgagaAGCTTAAAGGTCCCAGGTGTGTGGGGAACCTCAGAGATCACCTTGATGGATGAGATTTTAGAGTATGGGACAGAGAAGAGAACATGTTTTGTTCCAGGACCAAAACCAATCTTCTCAAGACCTCATGTCTATGTTTTTACTGGAACTGAGAAAAATGGGACATCTGAGGAAAAATAGGTGGAAGGCAGGACTCTTCTAAagccaagagagaaagggaaattgaAAGCAAATGACCGAGGCACTGATTCTTGGACCTTGGGAAAGACAGATGGGAAAATTccccaataaaatactaaaagctcCTAGAATCAGGGCTGGAAACAGGTAGTTTTGTAGCAAAGGGTCGCATCATGGGATACTACAGGAGTTAGCGATACTGCAAATTTTATTCTTAAGAACACTACTGTTACCAATTTGTGACCATCCCCCCCACAAAATTACCCCAAATTCTCTTACCATAGAGACTAGGTAATTCCATTTCAGGGAACCCAAAAATTCTCAAGATGAGCAACTTATGACATCACAGTCCTAAACCTTCCCTgccttgtgatttttcttctttccttttccaccGACCATAAGATAACTCTATGGGTATAGGAATCTTTTGTCAACCCAAGGGAACCACCCTGTATTCTCTCCTAAACATACCTTTTCATGACATCACTCACATcctaggaaggaaagagaaatgttaaGTCATTAAGTAATAGGCCTCATCCATGTTCCTTATTCCAACCCCACCACCCCATGGTATGATGGGAATAAAGATGGACCCAAAATGGAGGCCACAAAATAGAATAAGAACTCAGAGTAGACTGTCCCTGAGACCCTACATAGAGATGCTGGGAAATGACTGAACTCATTCATTAGTACCTTTATTTTGATGACAGAGTGTGTATATGTGCATCATCTATTAGCACTAGAGAATCCCACTTGATTAAGTCATAATTTCTGTCTTTGAGAGGCTGCCATTCTCAAAGATGAGATGTTGCGAGGATTCAAGAGCCTTAAAAGTGGTTATTTCTCAAACTTCACCTCTTCTCACCGTTTATGCTACCCTTGCTGACTTCATCCAGTTTTCTTGATTTCAACACACCCATGTTCGTGATTCCCAAATCTGTCCATCTGCTCAGATCTCTCTCACATATGCCAGCAAATGAGCCACAGGCACCACAAaatcaagacatttaaaaaacaacataaaacaaaacaaaaaaccttactTTTCCCCCAACTGTGAGGTCTCTTTCCTTTAATCTCCCTCAGTGCTGCCACCATCCATTTAATCACTAAATTCAGACAAAGTGTGAACCTAAAAACTACCTTCTATTCACCGTGATGTCCCATCTCAAACAAAGCCAGTCCCCATCTTTTAGCCACCTGCTCTTCACTGTCATTACTGCCACCGCCAGCCTCCCTGGAGCAAAACTACCTCATGGCCTCCCCCTTGGTCTCCCTGACTTCTGTTCTATACACCACACCAACTGAAGAAAAGGCTTGATCTATGTAACACAGGAATAACTATTTCCTCTGTGTTAGGGCTATTTTCAGAGgcatttgacagaaacacagctCAAATGGCTTGAGTACAGAAAGCAGCAAAGTGGGTAGATGTGTCAATTGACACTGAATATCCAGGATGCATCAGCCTTAAGGCATGGCTGTAGGGAGGAACTCAAATGGCCAAATCTGGGTGCCACTTCTTGGCTCCTTCTCTTGCATTAGCTTTATTCTCAAAGGTCACACTGAAACTTGAGAGCTGCAGACTTCCACTCGTTATCAAATCTTAATGAGCAACAAAGTCacacagatacagagaagaggaggaagatagTGTGCTGGGTGAGCTCTAGAAAACCTGACTGTGAAACAGTACTCAAGTTAAAAGATCCACTTGGCAGTCATATGAACAGGTGTGAGGGTCTCAACAGGGACCGGGGTGAAATCATACAAACAGATGATCTCTCTGAACTTATGGAGCGATTTTTACAGCTTGAAAAATCTGTGGAGGGGCTAGAATGGGGCAGGGAGAAGCGTTAGGGTAACCCAACACCCAAGCTGAAGAAAAAGGGCAAGAGGAATAAAACGAAGATGGGAAACCAGAAGCAACACGTGAGAAAAGCCCCAATAGGTAGAGTGTAGCTTCTCCATGACCCCAATGCCAGGGCCCAAGAATAAGTAAAGAAGTGATTATTCTACCAACAAAGGGAGAGCAAGAGGAAAGCAAGAAGTAAGGCATAGCCTGAAGTTTCCAGAATGTTACAAAATACATCCTGTCTCCACCATCAGTCACACCATTCACTCTACATAGAAAACACCTGAAAAGATTTCAACTTCTGTTCAAGCTCCTGCATCAAATCTGTCCAAATTTGACACCCCGCACCCTCCtagtgcacacacatgcacgcatgtgtACACCCAAATCCCAGAGCCCAGCTTTTTTTGTGCCTTAAAAAGACCTGTTTATACTTCTATTACATGTTAAATGATTCCGCCCAAGAGAGAGTGGAAGCAAAGAAGGAATGATGATGACATACAGAATCTCTAAGTACTTGAGCCTGGTGTGTTTGTCTGTGACTAAGCTGGGGTACCCGACAAATCCCAACACAGCCTCAGAGACAACAGGTACCACATGGCCAGTGAATCCCAACAGGGGGAGAGAGGATTATGAACCTACCCCACAGGGACATCTGACAATATCTGGAAGATTCTGGGTTGTCACAGCTGAGGGGAGATACTACTGACATCCATCCAGTATGTGGAGGCCAAGGAGGCTTGCCAAACATCCTACAAGGTACGTCAGCCCCTCATGGCAACGAATTTCCAGCTCAAAGTATCAGTAGTGTTGAGATTCAGAAATGTTGCTCTAGAACATCAGTGCGTATCATAGATCTCCACAGTAACAAATAAACTTTTGGACTACACtttgtatttaataaataaaaatgagacagtCCCCAAGCATTTGTATTTTCATCATCCTATGCTTTACCCATGACCTCCACACAGTTTTAATAGGCAAGAGGCGCACCAGggccaaataaatctttttcttgcCCCTACCAGGTCATGAATCCTATGCATGAAGGGAAGGAATGTTGGTCTCCCTTTGCCATGACTCTCAGACTGGGGGCTCCTCACGAACCTTACCTGCAGCAGCTCCACCGCTGACCCCTGACACCGAAGCTCCAGATCGGAGATGAGCTCCCTCAGTGACTGGCTCTGCCGGACCAGCTCATTCTCAGCTTCTTCTAAAATACTCagccccttcctctcttcctcctccagcttTTTCAACTGTCGCTGCTCCTCTTTGTCCAGGATGCTTCTCAACTTATTAAACTCTGTCTGGATCCTGTGTCTCTCAGGTTCCATCTGATTCTTTGGGAACATGCAAGAGAAAACGCCTGCTCATCTGCTAAACTAGGGTCTCTGCTCCCggactgggctgggggtgggcaggggtggagggtcAGGCTCAGTGCCGCTCTCCTGGCCAGGTCTCACcgggagaggaggagcagagatggGAAGGAGTCCCTGAGAAcctgttctttccttctgctctctcttcagCTCTTCCCAAACCATGAGCCCCAGGCTACCTTATCGAGGACTCTAAGACATAGACTGTGGCTCCCGGGTGAGGTCTAGATTTAAAgctgcctccccagcctcctgggCCTCTGCATCCACTTCCTCTTCCAATTTTGAGCACCCATGTGGGAATGATAAGCTGGTGTGTGACCTGTCTTTCCGGGAGCTTTCAGAACTTCCAACTGTAGAACAAGGTCTGGAATCAGGAATTGCGGGCTGCCAATGGCCATGGTTCCTCTCCTCTGTAAGTATCCTTAAAAACCTGAATTCCTTTTTGATATGTTCATTCTCTAATTCCCCCTTCTCTATCACTGCACCATGAACAACGTCCTTGTTGAAAAGGGCTACAGTAATGGATTATGCAAAAAGAAGCTCTTAGAGCCCAATCAGGAAGAGATAGGACCCAGACTCCCATGCTCTGCCCCAATTCTTCTCCCAGGACACCTTCAGACCTTCAGGAAGAAGCCTTACCTTCCAGGATGTCCTCTTTCTTATGATAACAGCGGCCAGTCTCTCAGCTTCCTGCTGCTCTAGCTTCAGCTTCCTCAGAGACTCCTGGAACTTCTCCTTAAAGAAACATCAGGGCAAGCAGGGTCAAGCACTACCTTATCTCTCTGCTCAGAACATAGTGAATGGGGGGAGATTATGCTGACCTCGGAAGCCTGTCCTGCTGGGCTGAGAAATGAGAAGCCCTAAGGCTCTTTTATGCACAGGGGGGTGTGCATAAAAAGCCAATGGGCGCCGGCGGATTCTCTTTCCTCCCAGGGAACCTGTCCATGCAGGACCTTCCACTCACCACCACCATATCCCCCACACTCAACCACCGAGCCCCCTAGTTACCCTCCGCAGCAACCTGTACTCATGGGGAGCAGATCTTGAGCAGCAAGGAAGAGATAAAGTCTCTACTCTTGGGCAGGAGGGCATTTTCTAGGTTCATCCTCTAGGCAAATGGGAAAACCAAAGAAATGAGATTACAGCATGGAGGTAAGTTACACTCTCCTGCCAAGGGCCCTGCTCCTCCTTGCCTTCCCTTTGGAATCCTACCTGGTACTCGTGGACAACCTCCTCCATGAGGACCGTGTGGTGACCACGGTGCTCCTGAGAACGCTCGCAAAGCCAGCAAATGAGCTTCCCATCCTCCTTACAGAACAGCTGGAGTTTCTCTCCATGGTGCACACAGAGAATCCCCTCCAGCTGCATCCCGGGGCCCAAcaccacctctctgagcctgtccGCTATGTTGGCCAGGTGCCGATTTGGCCGCAGGTCCCCAGGCTGGTAGCTGGTCTGGCACACAGGACAACTGCTTTCCCCTTCTTGGTCCATCACCAATTCTGTGCTATTCCCCATGATGCAAGCCTGGCAGAAGCTGTGGCCACAGTCTATGCTCAGGGGCTCTGTCAGGAGCTCCAGGCAGATGGGGCAGGTTACTTCATCTCGTATGTCCACCAGGAGCGCTGAGGTCATTGTAGCTTCTCTCCTGGCTCCTGCCTGCCCAGCCAGAATTTCTAAGGTGCTTCTTGCTTACAGAATCCTGGGTaggtgagggaaaaaaaaaaaaggttcagggTAAGAAACGAGTGTCAATAAAAGGTTACTGAGTATCCTGGACAAACAGGCCAGATACCTGGGGTCACAAGGGCTTCTTATCCAAGCTTCAAACATGTTATTCTTCCCCAGCTCATATAAGACATCAATTTGTACCCTCATCAGAACAAGGGTTATGATTTTCCTTCACTCTTGGTGGATGGAGGGACCAACTGAAGCCGGTGAGAGGAGTGGCCTTGAGTGAGCCACCATCTGTTTGATCTTTTCTCATACAACCTTGGTG
Coding sequences within:
- the TRIM6 gene encoding tripartite motif-containing protein 6, translating into MTSALLVDIRDEVTCPICLELLTEPLSIDCGHSFCQACIMGNSTELVMDQEGESSCPVCQTSYQPGDLRPNRHLANIADRLREVVLGPGMQLEGILCVHHGEKLQLFCKEDGKLICWLCERSQEHRGHHTVLMEEVVHEYQEKFQESLRKLKLEQQEAERLAAVIIRKRTSWKNQMEPERHRIQTEFNKLRSILDKEEQRQLKKLEEEERKGLSILEEAENELVRQSQSLRELISDLELRCQGSAVELLQDVSDVMKRSEFWTLKKPEALPTKLKSMFRVPDLKRMLRVFRELTDVQSYWVDVTLNPHTANLNLVMSKNRRQVRFVGAKLSGSYLEEHYDCGILGSQVFSSGKHYWEVDVTKKTDWILGVCSNSVDSTYCFNQFTNNRNVYSRYQPQSGYWVIGLHRKHEYRAYEESSTSLLLSMMVPPRRVGVFLDYEAGTVSFYNVTNHGFPIYTFSKYYFPTTLSPYFNPCNCVVPITLRRPSP